gacgttcggtaACGCGAACgccgttcggaacgttggtcgcgcggcgttcagcaacgcgaacgctggatggaatacgcggaaacaaacagttctggtcgaatttgaattgtaaatttgaatttttttgtgagaaaacgtactgtagggacggttctagattgaaccgcccctacaaacaggtattatagaggcggctggtactacagccgcccctacaaatctatttataggggcggctggttctacagccgcccctacaaatcgatttgtaggggtggctagtaATACGAACCGCCCTtccaaatagatttgtaggggcggctcaatcaccagccacccctacaaatcaatttgtaggggcggcctgggaaccgtccctacaaatgcatgatttgtagagatggttcggtaggggcggctggccaaaccgcccctacaaagagttaccagccgcccctaaaaatgctttttgtagtagtgtcctAGGGGCGATGGTGGCTTGCGTGGAGTCTGGGCAAAAGACCTCCTCGGCAACAGTGACAACCCTAAGGGATGTCGGCGGCCTGAGCGCCGGTGCAAGGATCTCAGCGAGGAGGAGGCAGGTCATGTGGACGCGGATCCCATCGACAGCGGCGGTCCTAGGGGTGGCGAATGCCTGGGAGTCCTGGCGGAAGAGGTTATCCTCGACGACAGCGATAGAGAACTCCGGCAAAGGCGATGGCCATCCCAATGACGGCGGTTGCACTATGGGAGGTGGAGGCCTAGGAATTTGGCGAAGCGAAAACGGATCCTATCGGCTCACGTCTGATCGGGTACGAGACGACGACGAATGAAGGTGGGCTAACCGACGACACGTGGCGTTAGCTCACTTGAAGCGGATGAAGATGGCACCAGTGGAGGTTTACAGCGATGGCGTACTAGGGGGTGGCGGTGACTGTTTCAATAGTGGATGTCGGGAAGCAGAGATGTGTCGAGGTCatagttttttttctttctttggtTGTGTGTTCTACTCTTTCTTGATGTGTGAGTCTTAGTGATCTTGTATCCTTTTGTCTGTGTATGTCCTTCATAGATATAGAGGCTAGATTAATGaaaatccattatctaaaaaaaaaaaagaagaagtgaATTAGTGGTTTTCGACTGCCAACTCTCAAGTCACCGTACCGTTCTCAATAACCACTGAAAATCTCTATTTCTGCATTTCTTAAAGGTTTTCGTCCTTTTATCCCAAAATATAAGAATTTTAGTTGGTTTTTAAGACAAAATAATGGTAAGCTAAACTATACCCGGTTGTTTTAGAAGATGTGAACACGTGATTTGTTGGTCGTGCGATCGTCTCATGGGATGTTTCTGGCTGTCCGATCCAGCCGCACTCGAGGGCCTCCGACCGGTGCGTGGTCACCCGCGGGGGCGTCTTTGAGCCTGCAAACGCGCTGGCTTGGCAGGGGCGGTGTCCGTGGTACACGCACCAAAATGTGTGTCACTTCCATTTCTTTTCATCAGTCACACCCTCACTGAGTGACGCGTGGATTATTGCATATAGTACACTAGCTTGTCTTGCAGGGCCTGGAAGATGAGACGGTGAGACAGGAGATGAATGGAACTCGAAAATTGGATGGAGTTGAAATTAAACTGTACCATGTCAGCCAGTCAATGTGCACTGCACGTCCATCACAGTGCATTCTGAGCTCATGTTTTGTCTTTGACGATTTAGTAGGAATGCATGCTTAGAATTTATCAAGGTTTGATGTTTAGAAATGATCGATCCTTATATTTAGTGTTTGTctcattgtcggtgttttgtattTAGGGTTTACGAAGGATTTATATTTAGGTTTGACTAATGTTGTACTGTATGTTTAGATCGCTACTTTTTATAGTTCTCGGGCCTTGTATATGCACTATTTATACGGATTAGGGGTCATTTTTTTATTactgttgttttgttgttttataTACAGCATGCCCCAGTAAGTagcttgttctttttttttctttgcttgTTGTTAGCGGGTTGTTTTTATAGTTTGGCCCCTCGGTTGGTATTTTTTGTTTTCATTGGGTGTTATTATAGTCTAACCCCAGTTGGCATCTTGTTCTATTTTGTTATTGTTGTTAGAGGTTGTTTTTTTATAGTTTAGCCCTCAGTTGGCAGTTTGTTGTACTTTCGGTTGATGTTGTTAGGGATTGTTTTATAGTTTGCCCCTAGTTAGTAGCTTGCTTTTTTTGTCCTTGTTGTTTGAGGTTTTTTTATAATTAGCCCCCCAGTTGGTaggttgtttttttgtttttaggtTGTTTTTATTGTTTGGCTCTCAGTTGGCAACTTGTTCGTTTTTCTTGTTGTTAGGGGTTGTTTTTATAGTTTGGTCCCTTGGTTGGTATTGTTTGCTCTTCAGGGGTTGTTATTATAGTTTAGCCCACAGTTGGTAGCTTGTTCTattttgttgttattgttgttgttcgtgttgttgttgttgttgttgttgttgtgagacGTTCTTTTATATTTTAGCCCTTAGTTGGCAGCTTGTCCTTTTTTATTGATATTGTTGGGGATTGTTTTTATAGTTTGCCCCTAGTTGGTATCTTGTTCTTTTTTtctctgtcggtgtttcgagtaaacaccaatgagtaaatttgtatgattacgcgtctggctcggatggtgtgctaagaggacacaaggattatactgattcgggccaaatgtccctacatccagttttgggctgctcgtgttactagcactgagtttgtagcaGGGGTTTACAAACtgacgagagagggacaggtcccaagtctctagcgGAAAGAACGAATGGGTGCCAAGAGCTTGGTCTTTGCTCAGCTATGTGCCTGAGGTTTGATGCTAGTGCTCTTGATTTGATGCGGTGCGGTGAACCGATGCCCCTTAGTGgagcgccctgctttcccttttataggccaaggaaaagcaGGGATTACAACCGAAGGGAAGAGGGGAAAAcaaaaagagaaataaggctcccgaGGGTGTGCTGTTCTCCTCTTCGCGTGGGTCCTgctgaccctgtagatcgtgGTGGTAGTAGAGTCGCACCGGGGTCCTGTTAGCCGCTGCAGCATACATACGAGCATCGTGCgccgttcttgtcttccatcccatctgAGCGGACGACATGGTCAAAGGGTTCCCTAACATATGCCCTCCTAGTCCCTTGTCTGGCCGGGCGACGATCCACTCGCATAGGGAAGAAATCAGCTTTGTTGGGCCAGGCGGCTGGACCCGAGCGACTCTGTGTTCACCCTCGATGACCCGCCAGAGGTGAAGGACTAGATGAGCGCGCGCTCGGGACTTGAGTCCACGGTCCGTTCTCTGACCGATGTGTTGGGGGCATTGAAGTATGGTGTCGCCCTAGCCAGCCAGGTTTGTCATGTCTTCACATTTTCTACTTTTGAGCTCTATATATAATTCTAACCAAATTTTTTCGTAGTCCCTTCTTAGAAGTCCCTATTCCTCCATCGTTAGAGGGAGGTCTAGGGGCTTGCTGTCGAATTGCCGTGGCTATAGGAGGAGGTGGCGAGCCTCCAGACCAAGGAACAGGAAGCCTGTCAAGATGCCAACGAGGCCGAGGACAAGCTCAAGGTTGTGGTCGCTAAGGCCAGGGAAGATGCTGCGGAGCTTGAACGACTCCGCTTGGTCCTCGACCTTGCCCATCAAGAGGGCACCGACGCTCGGTGCACGCTAAAAAATGAGCAGAAGTTGAAGGAAGAAGCCGAGGTCCTGGTCGCCGCCTTGGCTAGGGATGTTGGCGTGCTCCAGAGGAAGAAGTCGGTCCTCAAGGAGCAAGTGAAAGGTAAGGCTCTGGTTACCTTTTTGCTTGACGTTCGCAGTCGGTTTTTTATGCTCCTTGATGTTTGTCTTGGGCAGTCCTATAGGGGCAACTCTCCGAGGTGCGGGGTCAACTCCAGTCAGAGAGCGACGACCACGACTCCTTGCGCGCTGCCGTCAGGTTGGTCTTCAACGACCTTGGGGTCGCCCCGGCTGAGGAGATGAGCTCGCTCGCAGTCTAGGTTACACAGATCCTAGACCGGGTGCGCGCACTCACAAGGGAGGCCCTGTACACCGGCGTCTATCGTGCATTCACCATTGCCCGCTCCCACTACATCAACATCGACCTGCCAGTGATCAACGAGGGCTTCACGCCTGGCTACACTGATGCTGAGCTAGACAAAATTGAGAAGGAAGCGGCTCTCCTGTTGCAGGACCTGGCGGAGAAGGTCGGAGAAGAAATCCTGCCAAAGGATGTTTAGTTAGATAGCTGAGCTTGGTGTCGGTCTTTTTGTAAAGACTTCTATTATGGTCGGAAACATTGTTTGGcctttctttatatatatatatttatatatatatatatatatatatatatatatatatatatataaagtttgttgcgatccgacccttgttttatgttaaggcattagaaacttaagttgtgagcgactaagtaatgatcacgctggtgagcaagcgatGACGTAGCCGTCGGGCGTAGGCTTGACAAGCGTATTAGAAGCTTTGCAACGGGAAAActaagggtaaaagcaacgtagatgctcgatgttctaggcgttggtgatgGCTTTGCCATCatcggtcttgagcttgtaggtgccgggTCAGAGTACTTCTACGATGATGTATGGTTCTTCCCACGGTGCTGAAAGCTTGTGGCGATTTTTGTTGCTCTAGATGCGGTGAAGGACTAAATCGCCTACGCTGAAGGTGCGATCCCGCACgtgtcggctatggtaccatcataGCGCCTGCTAGTATTTGGCCGAATAGAGCAGGGCAATGTCACGTGCTTCATCAAGCaggtccatggcgtcttccaaagatgcttcatttttctgctcgttgtaggccttgacccttggcgctccatagtcgaggtcagtcgGGAGGATGGCTTCGGAGCCGTGGACCATGAAAAACAGCATGTAACCGGTTGCCCAGCTGCTGGACGTCCTTAGACTCTAGAGTACTAAGGGGAGCTTTGCGACCCAGCGTCCACTGGCTTTGTTgagccggttgaagatcctaggcttgaggcctttaAGGACCATGCCGTTCGTGCGCTTGACCTGCCCATTTGTGCGGGGGTGTGCTACAGCATCCCAAtcaacatggatgtggtggtcgtcgtagaaccAGAGGAATTTCTTCCCTATGAACTATGTGTCATTGTCGGTTATGATGGAGTTTAGGACCCCGAACCGGTGGATGATGTCCATGAAGAACAACATGGCCTACTCGAATTTGATCACGGTGATCGgccaagcctctatccacttcgtGAACTTGTCCACGATGATAAGTAAGTGCGTAAAGCCCCTGGGCCCTCTTGAGGGGCCCTACTAggttgagcccctagaccacgaacgaccacatgatggggatcatctggagcgctTGGGCTAGCAGGTGAGTctatcgagcatagtactggcatcctttgcaGGTGCGTATGACCTGCACAGCGTTGGCCACCACGGTTGggcagtagaaaccttgtcggaatgtgtttccaaccaaggttctaggtgcggcatgATGTCCGTAGACCCCTCCATGGATGTCTTCTAGTAGGTCCTTCCCCTACTCAGTGGGGATGCAACGCTACAGGATTTTGATGTGGCTATGCTTATAGAGCTCCCTTTTGATGatgacgaaggacttggcgtgacgcgcaagccgtcgggcctcCGTCTTGTTGGCAGGGAGCGCCTCATGGAGGCAATCGAGATAAGGTGTTATCTAGTCGGTCAGAGGGTTAGGCTCTGCCACTGGGTCTTCGATGagttccatgaccttggggttggaTGGAACCAAGGGTCGGTCAGCCCCCAAGCCTAGAACTGGTGGCTCGTTGCTAGTCTATTTTGGTTCCTCATGTCGGACCAAGGGCTTGTGTAGGTCGCTAGCGAAGATGCCGGTGGGGACTGGCTCTTGgctcgatgccatctttgctaatgtgtcggctgcttcgttgagccaCCTCGGGGtatggttgagctcgaggccgtcgaacttgtcctccaactgtcGGACCTCATGATAATACACggccatcttggcgttgtggtagcttgactccttcatgacctagtcaaTGACCAGTTGTGAGTCGCCTCGGACATCAAGCCATCAGATACCCAACTCAATGGTGAtgtgcaagccattgacgagtgcCTCGTATTAAGCCATATTATTTGAAACCAGGAAGTGGATGCGAATTACGTACCTCATGCTCACCCCAAGGGGGGAAATGAAAACTAGCCCAACCCCAGCACccatcttcatcagtgatccatcaaagtacgttgtctagtactcttgatcaatgGCCGTCGATGGCATCaggatctcggtccattcggcCACAAAGTTAGCCAATACCTAGGATTTGATGGCCATTCGTGGGGCGTACATGATGCcctgatccattagctcgagtgcccatttcatGATTCTCCCCATGGCCTCCTAGTTCTAGataacctcaccgagggggaaagatgacacgacAGTCACCTAGTGTGAgtcaaagtagtggcatagctttctcttggtgatctggatggcgtataggagcttctagatctaggggtagcgtgtcttggagTCAGACAAGACTTCGCTAACGAAGTATATAGGGCGTTGTaccttgagggcgtgtccctcttctcccCATTCTACAACCAAGGCGGTGCTGACCACCTGAGTCATAGCTACGATGTAGAGTAGGAGCGGCTCTCCCTCAGTCAGTGGGACCAAAATTGGGGCCTTCGTCAGGAGCACTTTGAGCTTGTCAAGCACCTCCTGAGCCTCAGGCGTCCACATGAATCGGTTGGTTTTCTTCAGGAGCCGGTAAAGGGGGAGCCCCCATTCACTGAGGCACAAAATGAAGCGACGAAGCGCTGGGAGGCACCCGGTAACCTTCTAAACTCCCTTCAGGTTTAGAATCGGGCCCATGttcgtgatggctgagatttttatCGAGTTAGCTTCGATGCCCCGCTTAGAGATGATGAATCCAagaagcatgccccttgggaccccaaagacaCATTTCTTGGGGTTGAGGTTGATGTCATTCTCCTAGAGCTTCCCGAAGGTCTGCTCTCGTTCGGCCATGAATTGATCGGTCtacttggacttgaccatgatgtcatccagataagcctcaatggtccgcctaatgaggtctccaaagcatttggtcatgcaatgctggtacgtagccccggcattcttgagtccaaacaacatcataacatagcagaacgatccaaatagGGTGATGAAAGAGGTCGCAAGCTGGCAGGACTACCTAATCTATGTGTGGAAAAGGAAATGAATTCTTCGGGCATGCCTTATTGAGGCTCGTGTAgtcaatacacattctccatttcccacttttctttttACCAGAATGGGATTggacaaccactctaggtggtgcaCTTCCTTGATTAAATCGATCGCCAAGAGCTTAGTGATTTCCTCACCGATGAGCCTCCGCTTCTCCTTGTTCAAGTGGTGTAGGTGTTGTTTGACTGGCCTAGAAcctagcctaatcttcaaggcatgcttggtgacttccctcggaattcccagcatgtctgagggtttccacgcaaagatgtctcgatTGGCGCAGAGGAAGTTGACGAGCGTGCCTTCCTACTTGGGGGAGAGGGCGGTGCTGATGCACACCATCTTGTCGGTGGAGTTGTCGAGGTTgacgaggacctccttgatgttCTCCATAGGCTCAAAGGATCTGGCCACCCGCTTCACATCGGGCGCTCCTTCAGCGATGTCCTTCTCGAtggctgcgagctcctcaaaAGCCATAGTTGTCAAAGCAAGGTTGTAgctctcgacctcgcactcgtagtcCCTCTGGAAGGAAGTGTCAACAATGATGACCCCATGCAGGCCTAGCatcttgagtttgaggtaggtgtagttgaggacatccatgaacttcgtgtaacaCGGTTGCCCCAAAATGGCATGGTAGACTAGGGGGAacctgactacctcgaaggtgagggtctctgtcctatagttggatggattcctagaggtgatgggtAGGTCAATCTGCCCAATCAGTATGGCCTACTTTcctagcatgatgccatggaaaggcgccctgGTCGGTCGGATgcgtgatcggtcgatgcccatggcatcaagtgtctgagcatacatgatgttgaggccactgcccccgTCCATCAGTATCTTGGTGAGCTGCTTCATACTGATGATAGGTCAACCACGAGTGGGTACTTGCCTAGGTGTGTGATGCTATCCGAGTGGTCGGGTTGGTCAAAGGTTATGGGAGACCGTGACCATTTGAGGAAAGCGGGAGTGGCGGGCTCTGCTTCGTAGACCTCTCAGCATGTGAGCTTCTATCGGTGCTTGGAGCCATATGCCTCtagcccaccgaagatcatgaggcagccatctagggATAGAAAGCCACTGTCCTTCTCTCTGGCATCGTCAGCTTCTGCCTCAGGTTTCTTCTTATGCTCCTATTTCTTAGAGCTGCCCTTGAAGAAGCGCTTCATGAGGGAGCAGTCCTTGTACATGTGTTTAACAGAGAAGGCGTGTGTCGAggacctaacaccggggtacccaaggaggtggaaccaataaccatcgaacgttaaaaacttctagacagaCAATTGCGCCGCTacgtttcttgcccgaatgacgggagtttggttccgcctctcttgacgcctttgggccagctccgcctcacccgagggcttagggatagacttcgccttgcccgacccccaagggccagGCTCAGTCCCACCcaagggataagggccagctccgcctcgcccgagagcttagggattgactccgcctcgcctgacccccgagggatgggctcggtctcgcccaagggataagggccagctccacctcgcccgagagcttagggattgactccgccttgcccaacccctgagggacgggctcggtctcgcccgagggataaggactggactctgcctcgcccgacgtccgaggacgaacctcgcctcaCTCGATGTCCAAGGACTGGTTTCGTCTTGCCTAACAACCTCTCCctattccctcatgatgataggtatagggtaggacaagatgttcgggtcaaccgcagcttcaaggaccataccctgcgccccgacaggaaaagtactgccagagaATGACAAgagggtgctttagacccttccaggtgtagcagagcctgaatagtgttgtgggcgaaTGCTCTTTGCCCTACAGAGTTGTGGGCActgccttcagccctcgggcacgGAACTCGACGTAGACATACGataaccactatggtctagaaaaagactcgcgtcctccacaaatgacggatatgctatcaccatgatatggtcccaagggagcggcacccgcttcatggcccctcgggtccaccagatccaagtattcgcttcagcctccggacgccccctccgatc
The nucleotide sequence above comes from Miscanthus floridulus cultivar M001 chromosome 18, ASM1932011v1, whole genome shotgun sequence. Encoded proteins:
- the LOC136524362 gene encoding uncharacterized protein, which codes for MDVLNYTYLKLKMLGLHGVIIVDTSFQRDYECEVESYNLALTTMAFEELAAIEKDIAEGAPDVKRVARSFEPMENIKEVLVNLDNSTDKMVCISTALSPK